The Narcine bancroftii isolate sNarBan1 chromosome 6, sNarBan1.hap1, whole genome shotgun sequence genome window below encodes:
- the LOC138736410 gene encoding frizzled-3 isoform X5, which produces MYAPICTEYGRITLPCRKLCQRAYLECHKLMEMFGVTWPEEMECVKFPDCDEGYPRLADSVSDSDPTEEAPVAVQRDYGFWCPRELKINPELGYSFLGVTDCSPPCPNMYFRREELSFARYFIGVISIVCLSATLFTFLTFLIDVKRFRYPERPIIFYAVCYMMVSLVFFIGFLLEDTVACNRSEPSIYKASTVTQGSHNKACTMLFMVLYFFTMAGSVWWVILTITWFLAAVPKWGSEAIEKKALLFHASAWGIPGTLTIILLAMNKIEGDNISGVCFVGLYNVDTLRYFVLAPLCLYVVVGVSLLLAGIISLNRVRIEIPLEKENQDKLVKFMIRIGVFSVLYLVPLLIVIGCYFYEQAFRTIWETTWIQERCREYHIPCPYQVTQVSHPDLILFLMKYLMALVVGIPSVFWVGSKKTCFEWASFFHGRKKKDSVNESCQVLQEPEFAQSLLRDPNTPIIRKSRGTSTQGTSTHASSQQLAMDDQRSKAGSVHSKLSSYHGSLHRSRDGRYTPCSFRALDERLVHGSLPRLNDQSQQSSLHHLNDQSQHGSIRDLTNPATHITHGTSMNRVIEEDCTSA; this is translated from the exons ATTTCCAGATTGTGACGAAGGCTATCCACGCTTAGCTGACTCTGTTTCAGATAGCGATCCTACAGAGGAGGCCCCAGTGGCTGTACAGAGAGATTATGGCTTCTGGTGCCCAAGGGAATTGAAAATCAATCCAGAGCTTGGCTATTCCTTCTTGGGGGTCACAGATTGTTCCCCCCCTTGCCCTAATATGTATTTCAGACGTGAAGAGCTTTCCTTTGCCAGGTATTTCATTGGTGTGATATCCATCGTCTGCCTGTCTGCCACACTCTTCACTTTCCTCACATTCCTCATTGATGTAAAAAGATTTCGCTACCCAGAGCGCCCAATCATATTTTATGCAGTCTGTTATATGATGGTGTCCTTGGTGTTTTTTATTGGTTTTCTTCTTGAAGACACAGTTGCCTGTAACAGAAGTGAACCTTCGATTTATAAAGCCTCCACAGTGACACAAGGTTCCCACAATAAGGCATGTACAATGCTGTTTATGGTACTGTACTTCTTCACAATGGCTGGCTCCGTTTGGTGGGTCATCCTGACCATAACGTGGTTTTTGGCTGCCGTTCCCAAATGGGGCAGTGAGGCGATAGAGAAGAAAGCCCTACTATTTCATGCAAGTGCCTGGGGCATCCCAGGAACACTCACAATCATCCTCCTTGCCATGAACAAAATTGAAGGGGACAATATCAGTGGTGTTTGCTTTGTTGGACTGTATAATGTTGATACACTGCGATATTTTGTTCTGGCTCCATTGTGCCTCTATGTGGTGGTGGGGGTTTCCTTGTTACTGGCAGGTATAATATCACTGAACCGTGTGCGGATTGAAATCCCATTGGAGAAAGAGAACCAGGACAAGTTGGTGAAGTTCATGATCCGTATTGGTGTGTTCAGCGTTCTCTACCTCGTCCCACTCCTAATCGTAATTGGATGTTATTTCTATGAGCAAGCATTCCGTACCATCTGGGAGACGACGTGGATTCAGGAACGGTGCCGTGAATATCACATTCCCTGCCCTTACCAG GTGACGCAAGTGAGCCACCCTGATCTTATTCTCTTCCTGATGAAGTACTTGATGGCTCTGGTGGTCGGGATCCCATCTGTGTTCTGGGTTGGCAGTAAGAAGACATGTTTTGAATGGGCCAGCTTCTTTCATGGGCGCAAGAAGAAAGA TTCTGTGAACGAGAGCTGCCAAGTTTTGCAAGAACCCGAGTTTGCACAATCTCTGCTCAGAGATCCAAACACTCCCATCATCCGCAAATCTCGAGGCACCTCCACCCAAGGAACATCCACTCATGCCTCTTCCCAGCAGCTGGCCATGGATGATCAGAGGAGCAAAGCTGGTAGTGTCCATAGTAAACTCAGCAGTTACCATGGCAGCCTTCATAGGTCACGGGATGGCAG ATACACACCCTGTAGCTTCAGAGCACTGGATGAGCGTTTGGTTCATGGAAGTCTGCCAAGGCTCAATGACCAGTCCCAGCAAAGCAGCCTGCACCACCTGAATGACCAGTCCCAGCATGGCAGCATCAGAGATCTCACTAACCCAGCGACACACATCACCCACGGCACTAGTATGAACCGGGTCATCGAAGAAGACTGCACAAGTGCCTAG